The following coding sequences lie in one Chelonia mydas isolate rCheMyd1 chromosome 6, rCheMyd1.pri.v2, whole genome shotgun sequence genomic window:
- the FTH1 gene encoding ferritin heavy chain, which produces MSSSPSQVRQNYNQDCEAAVNRQINLELYASYVYLSMSFYFDRDDVALKNFAKYFLHQSHEEREHAEKLMKLQNQRGGRIFLQDIKKPDRDDWENGLTAMECALHLEKNVNQSLLDLHKLATDKNDPHLCDFIETHYLDEQVKSIKELGDHVTNLRKMGAPKYGMAEYLFDKHTLGDSDSEN; this is translated from the exons ATGTCTTCGTCTCCATCCCAGGTGCGCCAGAACTACAACCAGGACTGCGAGGCGGCCGTCAACCGCCAGATCAACCTGGAGCTCTACGCCTCCTACGTGTACCTCAGCATG tctttCTATTTTGACCGGGATGATGTGGCTCTAAAGAACTTTGCCAAGTATTTCCTGCATCAGTCCCACGAGGAGCGTGAGCATGCTGAAAAACTCATGAAGCTGCAGAACCAGAGGGGCGGTCGCATCTTTTTGCAGGACATCAAG AAACCAGATCGTGATGATTGGGAGAATGGACTGACAGCAATGgagtgtgccttgcacctggaaaagaatgtgaaccagtcactccttgatctgcacaagctggcaactgacaagaatgaccctcat ttgtgtgacttcattgaaaccCACTACCTGGATGAGCAGGTGAAGTCCATCAAAGAGCTGGGTGACCATGTGACCAACCTGCGCAAGATGGGGGCACCCAAATACGGAATGGCAGAGTACCTCTTTGACAAGCACACCCTGGGGGACAGTGACAGTGAGAACTAA